One genomic region from Rhodococcus sp. SBT000017 encodes:
- a CDS encoding low temperature requirement protein A: protein MRPRDPEEPHRSASPLELFFDLVFVVAVANAAVQLHHALTENHVADGLLSYALVFFAIWWAWMNFTWFATSFDVDDWLYRVLTVVQMAGVLVLAAGIEPAFTEQNFTIAVLGYVLMRVAMVTQWLRAAKNPEYRTTALTYATGIAGVQVLWVLWLLVFDGVPALIGFVVLVAVELSVPWVAERKGATPWHPHHITERYGLFTLILLGESLLASANAIIEALQDETALAPLISISILTLVVTASLWWIYFWPPHHRAIGSLGSSLFYGYTHYFIFAAAGAFSAGIEVEIDVLTEHSKLGDVAASFTVTIPIAVFVLGVWLIAIRANADRVVNVVVPAGAVLVLFDPVIPIPITLTAVVMIVVVAVLVARGPTQPEHEKLTT, encoded by the coding sequence ATGCGACCGCGCGATCCTGAGGAACCGCATCGCTCGGCGAGTCCGCTCGAGTTGTTCTTCGACCTGGTGTTCGTTGTCGCCGTGGCGAACGCCGCCGTTCAGCTTCACCACGCGCTGACCGAGAACCACGTGGCCGACGGCCTCCTCAGCTACGCCCTCGTGTTCTTTGCCATCTGGTGGGCGTGGATGAACTTCACCTGGTTCGCTACCTCGTTCGACGTCGACGACTGGCTGTATCGGGTCCTGACCGTCGTACAGATGGCGGGAGTCCTGGTGCTTGCTGCCGGAATCGAACCGGCATTCACCGAACAGAACTTCACGATCGCGGTGCTCGGATACGTCCTGATGCGGGTGGCGATGGTGACGCAATGGCTTCGCGCCGCGAAAAACCCCGAGTACCGGACGACCGCACTGACCTACGCGACGGGAATCGCCGGGGTGCAAGTGCTGTGGGTGCTGTGGCTGCTCGTGTTCGACGGAGTCCCGGCGCTGATCGGGTTCGTCGTACTCGTCGCTGTCGAACTATCGGTTCCCTGGGTCGCCGAGCGCAAAGGCGCAACACCTTGGCATCCGCATCACATCACGGAGCGCTACGGCTTGTTCACGTTGATCCTGCTCGGCGAATCTCTGCTGGCCTCGGCCAACGCCATCATCGAAGCGCTACAGGACGAGACCGCGCTGGCACCGTTGATCTCGATCTCGATCCTCACTCTGGTCGTCACCGCGAGCCTGTGGTGGATCTACTTCTGGCCCCCACATCACCGCGCGATCGGCTCGCTCGGCAGCTCGCTGTTCTACGGCTACACCCACTACTTCATCTTCGCGGCCGCAGGCGCGTTCTCGGCCGGCATCGAGGTCGAGATCGACGTCCTCACCGAGCACAGCAAGCTCGGCGACGTCGCCGCGTCTTTCACCGTCACGATCCCGATCGCGGTGTTCGTGCTCGGTGTCTGGCTGATCGCGATTCGCGCCAACGCGGATCGCGTCGTGAACGTCGTGGTGCCCGCCGGTGCGGTTCTCGTGCTGTTCGACCCCGTCATCCCCATCCCGATCACCCTCACCGCAGTCGTCATGATCGTGGTCGTCGCGGTCCTCGTCGCACGCGGGCCAACACAGCCTGAGCATGAGAAACTGACCACATGA
- a CDS encoding DUF3558 domain-containing protein has protein sequence MSVTRWWAAGLVGVMVSVAGCGGATEGAPIAEPTTTSVVATPVADEPWDPCTIPDSAVEAAGLDVDSKSTNLFGDAPLSTDWKTCIWTDPDPGSWYFLGVFSGFHSLDDLRSNDRFGQFSKVDELGGYEFLRADRPAGRSCGVAFEVEKGLVYFVLDTRAASEPERDPCVEIENIARTTRASLPPVSN, from the coding sequence GTGAGCGTGACGCGGTGGTGGGCGGCGGGTCTGGTCGGCGTGATGGTGTCGGTCGCTGGATGCGGCGGAGCGACAGAGGGTGCGCCGATTGCAGAGCCGACCACGACTTCGGTGGTTGCGACGCCGGTGGCAGACGAGCCATGGGATCCCTGCACCATCCCGGACAGTGCCGTCGAGGCAGCGGGATTGGATGTGGACAGCAAGAGCACGAACCTGTTCGGAGACGCGCCGTTGTCCACCGACTGGAAAACGTGCATCTGGACGGACCCTGATCCCGGGTCGTGGTACTTCCTGGGAGTGTTCTCGGGCTTCCACTCATTGGACGATCTGCGAAGCAACGACCGCTTCGGCCAGTTCTCCAAGGTCGACGAACTGGGCGGCTATGAGTTTCTGCGCGCGGACCGTCCGGCCGGGCGAAGTTGTGGCGTCGCGTTCGAAGTCGAGAAGGGATTGGTGTACTTCGTCCTCGACACTCGTGCGGCGAGCGAGCCAGAACGAGATCCGTGTGTGGAAATCGAGAACATTGCGCGCACCACGCGCGCATCGCTGCCACCTGTTTCGAACTGA
- a CDS encoding AMP-binding protein has protein sequence MSFRSPFPDVEIPELSVYDFLFGSIAESDLDKPALIDGTSGAVTTYKSLIGQIDAIAGALAARGLEVGDVVGLHSPNVPAFASVLHGILRAGGTATTINALYTAEDIAKQLTGSGAKFLFTVSPLYPQAKAAAEKVGLDADHVIVLDGAEGHPNLRDLLTQGATAPEVSFDPATHVAVLPYSSGTTGVPKGVILTHRNLVANVAQMEPRVGIDSDDAILALLPFFHIYGLTVLLNIALKLRAHLVTMPKFDLVEFLRIIQDQKLTYLFIAPPVAVALAKHPLIDQYDLSSVHTVFSGAAPLDEELGKAVAKRLNTRVRQGYGMSELSPVSHAIPFDRDDMPLSSVGQPLANTENKLVDPGTLEEIELPTEGLSKPGELWVKGPNVMVGYLNNPTATAETLDSDGYLHTGDIAVVDPEGVVYIVDRLKELIKYKGYQVPPAELEALLLTHEEIADAAVIGVLDDEGEEIPKAFVVRQQGATIDEEGIIAFVAERVSPHKKVRRVEFIDIVPKSAAGKILRKDLRAAEAGK, from the coding sequence ATGAGCTTCCGCAGTCCCTTTCCCGATGTCGAGATTCCCGAACTCAGCGTCTACGACTTCCTGTTCGGATCGATCGCCGAGTCCGACCTCGACAAGCCTGCACTGATCGACGGAACGTCGGGTGCGGTCACCACCTACAAGTCTCTGATCGGTCAGATCGACGCCATCGCAGGCGCTCTGGCCGCACGCGGACTCGAGGTCGGCGACGTCGTCGGACTCCACTCGCCGAACGTGCCCGCGTTCGCGTCGGTGCTGCACGGCATCCTGCGCGCAGGCGGAACCGCAACGACCATCAACGCGCTGTACACGGCAGAGGACATCGCCAAGCAGCTCACCGGCTCGGGCGCGAAGTTCCTGTTCACCGTCTCCCCGCTGTACCCGCAGGCCAAGGCCGCCGCGGAGAAGGTCGGCCTCGACGCCGATCACGTCATCGTGCTCGACGGCGCAGAGGGCCACCCCAACCTGCGCGACCTGCTCACCCAGGGCGCAACTGCCCCCGAGGTCTCGTTCGATCCGGCCACACACGTCGCAGTGCTGCCTTACTCCTCCGGTACCACGGGTGTGCCGAAGGGCGTCATCCTCACCCACCGCAACCTCGTCGCGAACGTGGCGCAGATGGAACCGCGCGTCGGAATCGACAGCGACGACGCGATCCTGGCGCTGCTGCCGTTCTTCCACATCTACGGCCTGACGGTGCTGCTCAACATCGCGCTGAAGCTGCGCGCGCATTTGGTGACCATGCCGAAGTTCGACCTCGTCGAATTCCTGCGGATCATTCAGGATCAGAAGCTGACGTACCTGTTCATCGCACCGCCGGTGGCCGTCGCGCTCGCCAAGCACCCGCTGATCGATCAGTACGACCTCTCCAGCGTGCACACCGTCTTCTCGGGCGCGGCACCGCTGGACGAGGAACTGGGCAAGGCCGTCGCGAAGCGTCTGAACACGCGGGTGCGTCAGGGCTACGGCATGAGCGAGCTCAGCCCCGTCAGCCACGCCATCCCGTTCGACCGCGACGACATGCCGCTCAGCTCGGTGGGTCAGCCGCTGGCGAACACCGAGAACAAGCTCGTCGACCCGGGCACGCTCGAGGAGATCGAGCTGCCCACAGAGGGATTGAGCAAGCCCGGTGAACTGTGGGTCAAGGGACCGAACGTGATGGTCGGGTACCTCAACAACCCCACCGCCACCGCAGAAACCCTCGACTCCGACGGTTACCTGCACACCGGCGACATCGCCGTCGTCGACCCCGAGGGTGTCGTGTACATCGTCGACCGCCTCAAGGAACTGATCAAGTACAAGGGCTACCAGGTGCCCCCGGCCGAGCTAGAGGCATTGCTGCTCACGCACGAGGAGATCGCCGACGCCGCCGTCATCGGTGTGCTCGACGACGAGGGCGAGGAAATCCCCAAGGCATTCGTCGTCCGCCAGCAGGGCGCCACCATCGACGAGGAAGGCATCATCGCATTCGTCGCCGAGCGAGTGTCGCCGCACAAGAAGGTACGACGTGTCGAGTTCATCGACATCGTCCCGAAGTCTGCGGCCGGCAAGATTCTGCGCAAGGACCTGCGCGCCGCGGAGGCCGGAAAGTAA
- a CDS encoding ABC transporter permease, giving the protein MTTSTESVGAPAGAVLGRSWKVPSILGVVTLLALVLFVVKKGSGTSTFALASEDDFFALPAVGVPSFGTGLVVVVLLAVITAYATFLAAQHRSTPLWLLAVFAVLFVFGFLAWAADGETIPVPGLLIGAVALSTPLIFGAMGGVISERVGVINIAIEGQLLAGAFVSAVVASITGSTYVALLAALVAGALTASLLAVFSIRYFVNQVIVGVVLNVLVVGLTSFLYSVVLTKNTETLNSPPRFGRIDIPVLSQIPILGPVLFRQTLIVYLMYIAVALVFFGLFHTKWGLRLRAVGEHPQAADTVGINVARTRFWNVCLAGAIAGLGGAYFTLGSVGAFGKEMTAGAGYIALAAVIFGRWDPVRATLAALLFGFASNLQNVLGIIGSPVPSEFMLMLPYVVTIFAVAGLVGHVRGPAAAGKPYASRS; this is encoded by the coding sequence GTGACCACCTCTACCGAGTCCGTCGGTGCCCCCGCCGGGGCGGTACTGGGGCGCAGCTGGAAGGTGCCGTCGATCCTCGGGGTCGTGACACTGCTCGCGCTGGTGCTGTTCGTCGTCAAGAAGGGCTCGGGGACAAGCACATTCGCGTTGGCCTCGGAGGACGACTTCTTCGCGTTGCCGGCCGTGGGCGTGCCGTCGTTCGGCACCGGTCTCGTCGTGGTGGTGCTGCTGGCCGTCATCACCGCCTACGCGACGTTCCTGGCCGCGCAGCACCGCTCGACGCCATTGTGGCTGCTCGCGGTGTTCGCCGTGCTGTTCGTCTTCGGATTCCTGGCCTGGGCCGCGGACGGTGAGACCATCCCCGTTCCCGGATTGCTCATCGGCGCAGTCGCTCTGAGCACCCCACTGATCTTCGGCGCCATGGGCGGTGTGATCTCCGAACGCGTCGGCGTCATCAACATCGCCATCGAAGGTCAGCTGCTCGCAGGTGCTTTCGTCAGCGCCGTCGTCGCGTCGATCACCGGCTCCACGTACGTCGCGCTGCTCGCTGCGCTGGTTGCCGGCGCGTTGACCGCGTCCCTGTTGGCTGTGTTCTCGATCCGCTACTTCGTCAACCAGGTCATCGTGGGTGTGGTGCTCAACGTGCTGGTAGTCGGACTGACCAGCTTCCTGTACTCGGTGGTGCTTACCAAGAACACCGAGACACTCAACTCACCACCGCGTTTCGGGCGAATCGACATTCCGGTGCTCTCGCAGATTCCGATTCTCGGCCCGGTGCTGTTCCGTCAGACACTGATCGTGTACCTGATGTACATCGCCGTCGCGCTCGTGTTCTTCGGGCTGTTCCACACCAAATGGGGTCTGCGACTGCGTGCCGTGGGTGAGCATCCGCAAGCTGCCGACACCGTGGGAATCAATGTAGCCCGCACCCGATTCTGGAACGTCTGCCTCGCCGGTGCCATCGCCGGACTCGGTGGCGCGTACTTCACGCTCGGCTCCGTCGGAGCGTTCGGCAAGGAGATGACGGCGGGTGCCGGCTACATCGCTCTCGCCGCCGTGATCTTCGGCCGCTGGGATCCGGTACGTGCGACGCTGGCCGCACTGCTCTTCGGGTTCGCGTCGAATCTGCAGAACGTACTGGGCATCATCGGCTCGCCGGTACCCAGCGAGTTCATGCTGATGCTGCCGTACGTGGTGACCATTTTCGCCGTCGCGGGCCTGGTGGGCCACGTCCGAGGGCCCGCCGCAGCCGGCAAACCGTATGCGTCCCGAAGTTAG
- a CDS encoding ABC transporter permease: MSAVSEAEQPSKSHVVLRQIFTGSAIISVLAVLLALIVGAVLIAATNSGVQESAGYFFSRPSDMLTAIWDSVAGAYSSLFQGSVYNFRRPGFENGIRPLMETLTFATPLIVAGLGVALAFRVGMFNIGGRGQMLIAAACAGWVGFGVNLPAGIHLLVAVVAGVLGGAVWGGIAGFLKARTGAHEVIVTIMLNYIAFYLVAYLLRTPGALQAPGSNNPKTAPIASTAVFPKLFGDRYSLHLGFVLVIIVTIAVWWLLERSSLGFRFRAVGENPHASRVAGMNVNRIYLYAMILSGALVGLAGVAQVLGTVTTGFSADIDAGIGFDAITVALLGRSKPWGVFFAGILFGAFKAGGFAMQAAEGVPIDIVLVVQSVIVLFIAAPPLVRAVFRLPKPGEEKLAKAETAKVGAL; encoded by the coding sequence GTGAGCGCAGTGAGTGAGGCCGAGCAGCCGTCGAAGTCTCATGTCGTGTTGCGGCAGATCTTCACCGGCAGCGCGATCATCTCGGTTCTCGCGGTACTCCTCGCGCTGATCGTCGGTGCGGTGCTCATCGCCGCCACCAACTCGGGCGTACAGGAATCGGCCGGGTACTTCTTCTCCCGTCCCTCGGACATGCTGACGGCGATCTGGGATTCCGTTGCGGGAGCGTACTCCTCGTTGTTCCAGGGCTCCGTGTACAACTTCCGGCGCCCCGGATTCGAGAACGGCATCCGACCGCTGATGGAGACGCTGACGTTCGCGACCCCGCTGATCGTTGCGGGACTCGGTGTGGCACTGGCGTTCCGCGTCGGAATGTTCAACATCGGTGGCCGCGGACAGATGCTGATCGCCGCGGCGTGCGCAGGCTGGGTGGGATTCGGAGTGAACCTGCCCGCGGGTATCCACCTGCTGGTGGCCGTCGTCGCCGGAGTCCTGGGCGGTGCAGTGTGGGGCGGTATTGCCGGATTCCTCAAGGCGCGCACCGGCGCTCACGAAGTGATCGTCACCATCATGCTCAACTACATCGCGTTCTACCTCGTCGCGTACCTGCTGCGTACTCCCGGTGCTCTGCAGGCGCCGGGATCGAACAATCCCAAGACCGCGCCCATCGCGTCGACTGCGGTGTTCCCCAAGCTCTTCGGCGACCGCTACAGCCTGCACCTCGGATTCGTGCTGGTGATCATTGTGACGATCGCGGTGTGGTGGCTGCTCGAGCGATCGAGTCTCGGCTTCCGCTTCCGCGCCGTCGGCGAGAACCCGCACGCGTCCCGCGTCGCAGGCATGAACGTCAACCGGATCTACCTGTACGCGATGATCCTGTCGGGCGCACTGGTCGGCTTGGCCGGAGTGGCGCAGGTGCTCGGCACCGTCACCACCGGTTTCAGCGCAGACATCGACGCCGGAATCGGATTCGACGCCATCACCGTCGCACTGCTCGGCCGATCGAAACCCTGGGGAGTGTTCTTCGCGGGAATCCTGTTCGGCGCGTTCAAGGCCGGCGGGTTCGCCATGCAGGCAGCCGAGGGCGTACCCATCGACATCGTGCTCGTCGTGCAGTCGGTGATCGTGTTGTTCATCGCCGCGCCGCCACTGGTCCGAGCGGTGTTCCGATTGCCCAAACCCGGTGAGGAGAAACTCGCGAAAGCCGAGACGGCGAAGGTGGGTGCACTGTGA
- a CDS encoding ABC transporter ATP-binding protein gives MKLELRGITKRFGSLIANDHIDLSVESGEIHCLLGENGAGKSTLMNVLSGLYRAEEGQILLDDVEQNFAGPGEAMTAGIGMVHQHFMLIPVFTVAENIVLGNETTSLGGRLDLVAARKLVREISARFGFDLDPDALVDDLPVGVQQRVEIVKALSREAKVLVFDEPTAVLTPQETDDLMRIMRELAASGTTIVFITHKLREVREVADKITVIRLGKVVGEAKPTASNTELAALMVGRDVQLTVSKDPATPGDAALVIENLSVFDAQGNKTVDDVSLEVAAGEILAIAGVQGNGQTEFVEALLGLQDNVSGKISLDGNSLVGSTVQDVLDAGVGFVPEDRTVDGLVGEFSIAENLMLDRSNSMPFVRRGAVQREYLDTFASEKLSEFDVRAPGIGTAVGRLSGGNQQKVVLARELSRDLRLFVAAQPTRGIDVGSIEFVHKRIVATRDSGIPVIVVSSELDEVAALADRIAVMYRGAIVGIVPGDTSRETLGLMMGGERSE, from the coding sequence ATGAAGCTCGAACTTCGCGGAATCACCAAACGATTCGGCTCGTTGATCGCCAACGACCACATCGATCTGAGCGTCGAATCCGGCGAGATCCACTGTCTCCTCGGCGAGAACGGTGCAGGCAAGTCCACGTTGATGAACGTGCTCAGTGGCCTGTATCGCGCCGAGGAGGGTCAGATTCTGCTCGACGACGTCGAGCAGAATTTCGCCGGACCTGGCGAGGCCATGACTGCCGGAATCGGCATGGTGCATCAGCACTTCATGTTGATTCCGGTGTTCACCGTTGCCGAGAACATCGTGCTCGGTAACGAAACCACCTCGCTCGGTGGACGACTCGACCTCGTGGCAGCGCGGAAGCTGGTGCGGGAGATATCCGCGAGGTTCGGCTTCGACCTCGATCCCGATGCTCTCGTCGACGACCTCCCCGTCGGCGTGCAGCAGCGGGTCGAGATCGTCAAAGCACTCTCTCGTGAGGCGAAGGTGCTCGTGTTCGACGAGCCGACAGCCGTCCTGACGCCGCAGGAAACCGACGATCTGATGCGGATCATGCGGGAACTCGCGGCGTCGGGCACCACGATCGTCTTCATCACCCACAAGCTGCGCGAAGTACGCGAAGTGGCCGACAAGATCACCGTCATCCGGCTCGGCAAGGTCGTCGGCGAAGCGAAGCCGACCGCCAGCAACACCGAGCTCGCCGCACTGATGGTGGGACGCGATGTGCAGCTGACGGTCTCGAAGGACCCGGCCACGCCCGGGGACGCGGCACTGGTGATCGAGAACCTGTCGGTGTTCGACGCCCAGGGCAACAAGACCGTCGACGACGTCAGCCTCGAAGTCGCGGCGGGAGAGATCCTCGCCATCGCCGGCGTGCAGGGAAACGGTCAGACCGAGTTCGTCGAAGCGCTACTCGGCTTGCAGGACAACGTATCCGGCAAGATCAGTCTCGACGGCAACTCGCTCGTCGGGTCGACGGTGCAGGACGTGCTCGACGCAGGCGTCGGCTTCGTCCCCGAGGACCGCACCGTCGACGGACTGGTGGGTGAATTCTCCATCGCCGAGAACCTGATGCTCGATCGCTCCAACAGCATGCCGTTCGTGCGGCGCGGCGCGGTGCAACGTGAGTATCTGGACACGTTCGCGTCGGAGAAGCTCAGTGAATTCGACGTTCGCGCACCGGGAATCGGCACCGCCGTCGGACGCCTCTCCGGTGGCAACCAGCAGAAGGTGGTGCTCGCGCGAGAACTGAGCCGTGATCTGCGACTGTTCGTCGCAGCGCAGCCGACTCGTGGAATCGACGTCGGATCCATCGAATTCGTGCACAAACGCATCGTCGCCACCCGGGACTCGGGGATCCCGGTCATCGTGGTGTCGAGCGAACTCGATGAGGTCGCCGCACTGGCCGACCGCATCGCCGTCATGTATCGAGGAGCAATCGTGGGAATCGTCCCCGGGGATACATCCCGCGAAACACTCGGCTTGATGATGGGCGGTGAGCGCAGTGAGTGA